One region of Sulfurisphaera ohwakuensis genomic DNA includes:
- a CDS encoding dihydrolipoyl dehydrogenase family protein: protein MEYDVIIIGGGTAGYTAGVILGRRGKKIAVVEKEKFGGTCVNYGCVPSIFLSDISFLYSRLSEIGNYKGIEINLKLNNFFSKREEIIDYLSTAGKRLIENASGETIEGEGIIRDNHTVEVNGRLLTTKEIIIATGSKPKPPRIEGIENAISEDQVVRLNTIPSSMVIIGGGVAGTEIAQIFAKLGTKVTLLTRSKILKELHEETRKLMIDSLEFDGIDIIENSKIEKIYGEKVYTNKGVFDGEIVVYATGREPNYPKGFEKLNVEIGKEGIIVNERMQTNIKNIYAIGDIVNKEKKVAHVAYMEAIIASLNVLGTCEYMDYTGTPQVIYTDPQIGIAGEKDKAVKFLKFPYNADTRAIIKGLREGFALIGIDKNGTIVYSEIIGDNAEELINIMALAIRKRVTIRDLAFTIFVHPSLSEILVNAARGEFDLDVDLYK, encoded by the coding sequence ATGGAATATGATGTTATAATAATAGGCGGAGGAACAGCGGGGTATACTGCTGGCGTCATATTAGGAAGAAGAGGTAAAAAAATAGCAGTAGTAGAAAAGGAAAAGTTTGGAGGTACTTGTGTAAATTATGGATGTGTTCCAAGTATTTTTTTATCAGATATTTCTTTTTTGTATTCACGCCTTTCTGAAATAGGCAATTATAAGGGTATTGAAATTAATTTAAAATTAAATAATTTCTTTTCTAAAAGAGAAGAAATAATAGACTATTTGAGTACAGCGGGTAAGAGACTGATTGAAAATGCTAGTGGAGAGACAATTGAAGGAGAAGGTATAATAAGAGATAATCATACAGTTGAGGTCAATGGAAGACTATTAACTACTAAAGAGATTATTATTGCTACTGGTTCCAAACCTAAACCTCCAAGGATAGAAGGTATTGAAAATGCAATAAGCGAAGATCAAGTTGTCAGACTTAATACTATTCCTTCATCAATGGTAATTATTGGTGGAGGAGTTGCTGGTACTGAAATTGCTCAAATATTTGCAAAATTAGGAACTAAAGTTACTCTTTTAACAAGGAGCAAAATATTAAAAGAACTTCATGAAGAAACTAGAAAATTAATGATTGATTCACTAGAGTTTGATGGGATAGATATCATAGAGAATTCTAAAATCGAGAAGATATACGGAGAAAAAGTTTATACAAACAAAGGTGTATTTGATGGAGAAATTGTAGTATATGCCACTGGAAGAGAACCAAATTATCCAAAAGGATTTGAAAAACTAAATGTGGAAATTGGAAAGGAAGGAATAATAGTTAATGAAAGAATGCAAACTAATATTAAGAACATCTATGCTATTGGCGATATTGTAAATAAGGAGAAAAAAGTTGCACATGTTGCATATATGGAGGCAATTATTGCCTCCCTTAATGTCTTAGGTACATGTGAATATATGGATTATACTGGAACACCTCAAGTAATCTATACAGATCCACAAATAGGTATAGCAGGAGAGAAAGATAAAGCAGTTAAATTTCTTAAGTTTCCTTATAATGCTGATACGAGAGCAATAATAAAAGGGTTAAGAGAGGGATTTGCCTTAATAGGAATTGATAAGAACGGTACTATTGTCTATTCAGAAATAATTGGTGATAATGCTGAGGAGCTTATAAATATAATGGCTTTAGCTATACGCAAGAGAGTTACAATCAGAGATTTAGCTTTTACAATATTCGTTCATCCTTCCTTAAGTGAGATTCTCGTTAATGCGGCAAGAGGAGAATTTGATTTAGATGTTGACTTATATAAATAA
- a CDS encoding thioredoxin family protein has protein sequence MSYDYIVSQYLAYIKDITLEGCKAEEIFDYFKDKLNIVSKEGCDKPYIKVYKNNRLYFSYYGIPAINEFWPFLNALVRISNNVIQLDEKEKELAANIYGNIKLFVTPDCTKCPIAAELLYQLPILNSNISLEIIDVTTYDDLGKKYRVLNVPKIVLNEKTEIPGSFPPTIILKMLAKGSEQH, from the coding sequence ATGAGCTACGATTATATAGTCTCTCAATATTTAGCTTATATAAAGGATATAACATTGGAAGGTTGTAAAGCTGAAGAAATATTTGATTATTTCAAGGATAAGTTAAATATAGTTAGTAAAGAAGGTTGTGATAAACCATATATAAAGGTGTACAAAAATAATAGGTTATATTTCTCATATTATGGAATTCCTGCAATTAATGAGTTTTGGCCCTTTTTAAATGCCCTAGTTAGAATATCTAATAATGTAATACAGCTTGATGAAAAGGAAAAAGAATTAGCAGCTAACATTTATGGTAATATAAAATTATTTGTAACACCAGATTGTACTAAATGCCCTATAGCAGCTGAATTATTATATCAACTTCCTATACTTAATAGTAATATTAGCTTAGAAATTATTGATGTAACTACTTATGATGATTTAGGGAAGAAATATAGAGTTTTAAATGTTCCTAAGATTGTACTAAATGAAAAAACAGAGATACCAGGTAGTTTTCCTCCTACTATAATATTAAAAATGTTAGCTAAGGGTAGCGAACAACATTAA
- a CDS encoding DUF1641 domain-containing protein gives MSQTVTDPLEKLTSPENIQRLSKLVDSLPTIEKLMDKLGELDKKGELDQLIALTDQAISLIDAVQKADLINALISFGMDQITKIQAIWPLIEKLTSDRALNLIQSLDLDSLLTATEKSLPLLQKLTSDKALKVIESLDIDSLLGATEKLTPILQKLTSDKALKLLEQIDIDNLLDTTEKMIPLLNKIANMTAEMQKRGQLDMLINLMQQSIDLLDAVQKADLINALISFGMDQITKIQAIWPLIEKLTSDRAVSLLQSLDIDSLLNATERLMPLLQKLTSDKALKVIESLDIDSLLGATEKLTPILQKLTSDKALKLLEQIDIDSTLNALLALTPLLKQLTSEKTVKLLSQVDMTSMLTLLERMAELQKAGVLDKLMKVFEVLGDPQLIDGLVMITQKMGIALKMWINDLPSVKPVGTFGLVGALGNKDTSYAMGALLKFAEDLGKALKQ, from the coding sequence ATGTCACAAACAGTAACTGATCCCTTAGAAAAATTAACCTCACCAGAAAACATACAGAGACTATCAAAATTAGTCGACTCTTTACCTACTATAGAGAAACTAATGGATAAACTAGGTGAATTAGATAAGAAAGGTGAATTAGATCAGTTAATTGCATTAACTGACCAGGCAATTTCACTTATAGATGCTGTTCAGAAAGCTGACTTAATAAATGCACTAATATCATTCGGAATGGACCAAATAACAAAAATACAAGCAATATGGCCACTAATAGAAAAACTAACAAGCGATAGAGCACTAAACCTTATTCAAAGTCTTGATTTAGATTCTCTTCTCACTGCTACTGAAAAATCATTACCTTTACTTCAGAAGCTTACTAGTGATAAAGCACTCAAAGTTATTGAAAGCCTAGACATAGACTCACTACTAGGAGCAACAGAAAAACTAACACCAATACTACAAAAACTAACCAGCGACAAAGCACTAAAACTACTAGAACAAATAGACATCGATAATTTGCTTGATACTACTGAAAAGATGATCCCATTATTAAATAAAATTGCCAATATGACAGCAGAAATGCAAAAAAGAGGGCAACTTGATATGTTAATCAATTTAATGCAACAGTCTATTGATTTACTAGATGCTGTTCAGAAAGCTGACTTAATAAATGCACTAATATCATTCGGAATGGACCAAATAACAAAAATACAAGCAATATGGCCACTAATAGAAAAACTAACAAGCGATAGAGCAGTTTCATTACTACAATCCTTAGATATAGACAGTTTACTTAATGCAACAGAGAGATTAATGCCTTTACTTCAGAAGCTTACTAGTGATAAAGCACTCAAAGTTATTGAAAGCCTAGACATAGACTCACTACTAGGAGCAACAGAAAAACTAACACCAATACTACAAAAACTAACCAGCGACAAAGCACTAAAACTACTAGAACAAATAGACATTGACTCTACATTAAATGCACTTCTCGCATTAACACCTTTACTAAAGCAATTAACAAGTGAAAAGACTGTAAAATTACTTTCTCAAGTAGATATGACATCAATGCTCACCTTATTAGAGAGAATGGCTGAGTTACAAAAAGCTGGCGTTCTAGATAAATTAATGAAAGTCTTTGAGGTATTGGGAGATCCACAATTAATAGATGGTTTAGTCATGATTACACAGAAGATGGGTATTGCATTAAAGATGTGGATTAATGATTTGCCTAGTGTTAAACCAGTAGGCACATTTGGATTAGTAGGAGCTTTAGGAAATAAGGATACAAGCTATGCAATGGGTGCATTACTAAAGTTTGCTGAAGATTTAGGAAAAGCCTTGAAGCAATAA
- a CDS encoding histone deacetylase family protein, whose amino-acid sequence MLGIVWDDKFKEIAFSHPMIKDIAKERIRRFIEIARQKLNFIEIKPEKATIDDLLKIHDESYVKKIEEVSKLPYIGFLDGGDTIHYPGMIDDVLLVLGASITAIKYSRFIEKIYIPLGGFHHALRQRAMGFCPINDVAFTALALLEKGERVAIIDVDAHHGNGLQDYLYDKSILKINIFAYDGKFFPGTGKIEERGIGDGKGLNYNVQLPLYSGDDVFEEALRILEIVPDFNPTYILVVGGVDGHKDDGLKSLNLSCNSYNLLGLKVRRISLNSKVIGYGGGGYGKMSSECMVSFLLGLEGKREEIEAKTFSEKEKIEKVKNEINLLLQGFS is encoded by the coding sequence ATGCTGGGTATTGTATGGGATGATAAATTTAAAGAAATAGCATTTTCCCATCCAATGATTAAGGATATAGCAAAAGAAAGGATTAGAAGATTCATAGAAATAGCAAGGCAAAAGCTTAATTTTATTGAAATAAAGCCAGAAAAAGCTACAATAGACGATCTTTTAAAGATACATGACGAGAGCTACGTTAAGAAAATTGAAGAAGTAAGCAAGTTACCCTATATTGGTTTTCTTGACGGTGGGGATACAATCCATTATCCGGGAATGATAGATGATGTATTGTTAGTCTTAGGAGCATCAATTACTGCAATAAAATACTCTAGATTTATTGAAAAAATTTATATACCATTAGGTGGATTTCATCACGCATTACGGCAAAGGGCTATGGGATTTTGTCCAATCAATGATGTCGCATTTACCGCGTTAGCTTTGCTCGAAAAAGGTGAAAGAGTTGCTATAATTGATGTTGATGCTCATCATGGTAATGGTTTACAAGATTATCTTTACGACAAGTCAATTCTTAAAATAAATATTTTTGCATATGACGGTAAATTTTTCCCTGGAACGGGGAAAATAGAAGAAAGAGGTATTGGTGATGGTAAGGGGTTAAACTATAACGTTCAGCTTCCTTTATATTCTGGCGATGATGTTTTTGAGGAGGCTTTGCGAATTTTAGAGATTGTACCAGATTTTAATCCAACTTATATACTCGTAGTTGGTGGAGTGGACGGACATAAGGATGATGGTTTAAAATCTCTTAATTTATCTTGTAACTCTTATAATCTTCTCGGTTTAAAGGTTAGAAGAATTTCCTTAAACTCTAAAGTAATCGGATATGGAGGTGGTGGATATGGCAAAATGTCGTCTGAGTGTATGGTTTCCTTCTTACTTGGTCTTGAAGGGAAAAGAGAAGAGATAGAAGCAAAAACTTTTTCGGAAAAAGAAAAAATTGAAAAAGTTAAAAACGAGATTAACTTATTGCTTCAAGGCTTTTCCTAA
- a CDS encoding radical SAM protein: MLRMVSSPDWVRLSFGADMVLGFSPGVFLHNALNTTINLLQYYPDGCKANCSYCGQAREVAQGPECKTLIRVEWPLRRLDDVIKKIKERQGDPRYGLQRICVGQLAHPRAAQDSIEITRRIREAGIELSISELITPTYTFRHHLIEMRKAGGDMVDVAIDAASKRVFEETRGKKVRSMHSWERYLQGIDEAVEVFGKGNAGIHLIIGLGETEKEAVDIMWYAHSRGAKITLFAFYPEQGTPMEKVKPAPVNVYRRMQIARWLIENDLVDYSAFKFDEKGILLDVDIPSDLSIDELAPAFMTSGCPGCNRPYSNERPNMEFRNIPWYPSREKTLQAIKQSRLPTLIKRFEQKQ, from the coding sequence ATGTTAAGAATGGTAAGTAGTCCAGATTGGGTAAGGTTAAGTTTCGGAGCAGATATGGTATTAGGTTTTAGTCCAGGTGTTTTTTTACATAATGCGCTAAATACAACAATAAACTTACTACAATACTATCCAGACGGATGTAAAGCCAATTGTTCTTATTGTGGACAAGCTAGAGAAGTAGCTCAAGGTCCTGAGTGTAAGACGTTAATAAGAGTAGAATGGCCATTACGCAGATTAGATGATGTAATAAAGAAAATTAAGGAGAGACAAGGAGATCCAAGATATGGTTTACAAAGAATATGTGTAGGGCAATTAGCTCACCCAAGAGCTGCACAAGATTCTATAGAAATCACTAGAAGAATAAGAGAGGCAGGAATTGAGTTATCTATCTCAGAATTAATAACACCAACGTATACATTTAGACATCATTTAATAGAGATGAGAAAAGCTGGAGGAGATATGGTAGATGTTGCCATAGATGCAGCTAGTAAAAGAGTGTTTGAAGAAACTAGGGGTAAAAAAGTTAGGAGTATGCATAGTTGGGAAAGATATCTACAAGGTATTGATGAGGCAGTCGAAGTATTTGGAAAAGGAAATGCTGGAATACATCTTATTATTGGTTTAGGAGAAACTGAAAAAGAAGCTGTAGACATTATGTGGTATGCTCATTCAAGGGGTGCAAAAATTACATTATTTGCATTTTATCCAGAACAAGGAACTCCTATGGAGAAAGTAAAACCAGCCCCCGTTAATGTTTATAGGAGAATGCAAATAGCAAGATGGTTAATAGAAAATGATTTGGTGGATTATTCAGCATTTAAATTCGATGAAAAAGGCATCTTATTAGATGTTGATATTCCATCTGACTTATCAATTGATGAGTTAGCCCCAGCATTTATGACCTCTGGTTGCCCCGGCTGTAATAGACCCTACTCTAATGAGAGACCTAACATGGAATTTAGGAACATACCATGGTATCCTTCAAGAGAAAAAACATTACAAGCTATAAAGCAAAGTAGACTTCCTACGTTAATAAAACGCTTCGAGCAAAAGCAATGA
- a CDS encoding radical SAM protein — MRKLYLYAPALKKYETDYLNSENGWKMVSVTGIACAFNCDHCNRRILEGMEDASTKEKMKNVLEKVIKEGHKGLILSGGSSVRGEVPIWRYSDLLSNYANKLTFIAHTGVVRNPEIAEKFAKAGVKIALLDMVGDNETIRDVLKQPFTVDDYLNSFKYLKSAGIKIAPHVIVGLSKKGIDGDLHAIELLKEVNPDTVIIVGLMPLVGTRNTRQPTPQELITALKKARDEFSVPVMLGCARPRGSAYLEVDRFAVDYDIDGIAFPEEEVIPYARNKREIIFSNACCGNVIFDVLGVI, encoded by the coding sequence ATGAGAAAATTATATCTTTATGCGCCAGCATTAAAGAAATATGAGACAGATTACCTTAATTCAGAGAACGGTTGGAAAATGGTATCAGTTACTGGGATAGCATGTGCTTTTAACTGTGATCATTGTAATAGACGTATTTTAGAAGGCATGGAGGATGCATCTACAAAGGAGAAAATGAAAAATGTTTTAGAAAAAGTTATAAAAGAAGGACATAAAGGACTAATATTATCTGGAGGTTCGTCTGTTAGGGGAGAAGTACCAATTTGGCGTTATTCAGATTTATTGAGTAATTATGCAAATAAATTAACTTTCATTGCGCATACTGGTGTAGTTAGAAATCCAGAAATAGCAGAAAAGTTTGCAAAAGCCGGAGTAAAGATAGCATTACTTGATATGGTTGGTGATAATGAAACTATAAGAGATGTGTTAAAACAACCTTTTACCGTGGATGATTATCTAAATTCATTTAAGTATTTGAAGTCAGCTGGAATAAAAATTGCACCACACGTAATTGTGGGTTTGAGTAAAAAAGGAATTGATGGAGATTTACATGCAATAGAGCTTTTGAAGGAAGTTAATCCAGATACAGTAATTATAGTTGGCTTAATGCCATTAGTAGGAACTAGAAATACTAGACAACCTACTCCACAAGAACTGATAACAGCACTAAAGAAAGCTAGAGATGAATTCTCAGTTCCAGTTATGTTAGGATGTGCAAGACCAAGAGGTTCTGCTTATCTTGAGGTTGATAGATTTGCAGTAGATTATGATATTGATGGGATAGCATTTCCAGAAGAAGAGGTTATTCCATATGCAAGAAATAAAAGGGAAATTATTTTTAGTAATGCATGTTGTGGAAATGTTATTTTTGATGTTTTAGGGGTGATTTAA
- a CDS encoding lipoyl protein ligase domain-containing protein: MTTFRFIVERGPQDLILAGEEALLESVSNGAPPILRFVIFDPTAVLIGYHQAVEQEVNIEEVKKRGWDIGRRPTGGGAIIMGKEQLGWEIYAEASHLGYTPEEAIRRGAEGVIKTLEKLGIKANFRPKNDVEVNGRKISGIGAFSQGKYIAVTGTILVDFDAEAMVSVLRLTSEKLRDKLAKDFRDRLTWVNRELGNNVEMSQIISLAKQSFEESLNVKLEDSTYTEDEKRLISELRMKYSSPDWIYNLRKSLEGDIKYIEKKFQGGLIKLQVKMAGDKMIEAVLITGDFFVEPRRAIYDLEARLKWSRVEDIEREIKDWYKGVKIIGITADDLINLFKEVLSK; this comes from the coding sequence ATGACTACATTTAGATTTATTGTAGAGCGAGGACCTCAGGATCTAATACTGGCTGGAGAGGAAGCATTATTAGAAAGTGTAAGTAACGGTGCACCACCTATTCTTAGGTTTGTAATATTTGATCCAACGGCCGTTTTAATTGGTTACCATCAAGCTGTAGAGCAAGAAGTCAACATAGAGGAAGTAAAGAAAAGAGGGTGGGATATAGGAAGAAGACCTACTGGTGGAGGAGCAATTATAATGGGAAAAGAACAATTAGGTTGGGAAATTTACGCAGAAGCCTCACATCTCGGTTACACTCCAGAAGAGGCAATAAGAAGAGGAGCTGAAGGTGTAATAAAAACCTTAGAAAAACTTGGTATAAAGGCTAATTTCAGGCCTAAAAATGACGTAGAAGTAAATGGCAGAAAAATCTCTGGTATTGGAGCCTTTTCACAAGGTAAATATATAGCAGTTACTGGAACTATTCTAGTGGATTTTGATGCAGAAGCAATGGTTTCTGTGTTAAGGCTTACATCAGAGAAATTAAGAGATAAATTAGCTAAGGACTTTAGAGATAGACTGACATGGGTAAACAGGGAATTAGGTAATAACGTGGAGATGAGTCAAATTATAAGCTTAGCAAAACAATCTTTTGAAGAATCTTTAAATGTGAAATTAGAGGACTCAACTTACACGGAAGATGAAAAGAGATTAATTTCAGAACTTAGAATGAAATATTCCTCTCCAGATTGGATATATAATCTGAGGAAATCACTTGAAGGTGATATTAAATATATTGAGAAGAAATTCCAGGGAGGTCTTATTAAACTTCAAGTTAAAATGGCTGGAGATAAAATGATAGAAGCTGTACTCATAACTGGAGATTTCTTCGTAGAGCCTAGAAGAGCAATTTATGACTTAGAGGCAAGACTAAAATGGTCTAGAGTCGAGGATATAGAAAGAGAAATTAAGGATTGGTATAAAGGCGTTAAAATAATTGGTATAACTGCTGATGATCTTATCAATTTATTTAAGGAGGTCTTGTCAAAATGA
- a CDS encoding helix-turn-helix domain-containing protein, with protein sequence MKEKLESKKDEIRCCYKITDTDVAVLLKMVEIEKPITSEELADIFKLSKTTVENSLKKLIELGLVVRTKTEGKKIGRPKYYYSISSNILEKIRNDLLNCAKRMELAAT encoded by the coding sequence ATGAAAGAAAAACTAGAGTCCAAAAAAGATGAAATTAGATGTTGTTATAAAATTACAGATACAGATGTAGCTGTTTTACTAAAGATGGTAGAAATAGAGAAACCTATAACCTCTGAAGAATTAGCTGATATTTTCAAGCTAAGTAAGACTACTGTAGAAAATAGCTTAAAGAAATTGATAGAACTAGGTCTTGTTGTTAGGACTAAAACAGAAGGAAAGAAAATTGGAAGACCAAAGTATTACTATTCTATTTCATCAAATATTCTAGAGAAAATAAGAAATGACTTGCTTAACTGCGCAAAAAGAATGGAATTAGCAGCCACCTAG
- a CDS encoding sulfurtransferase TusA family protein, with protein sequence MEVIDATNAECPEPFMKTVAKLMSIKSGSVKVLFKDPKCVDMIKEAINLMNCKIIELTNQNGVYLMIIEKGEDSKEIKDVKLGGC encoded by the coding sequence ATGGAAGTTATTGATGCAACTAACGCAGAATGCCCTGAGCCTTTTATGAAAACAGTAGCCAAATTAATGAGTATTAAATCGGGGTCTGTAAAGGTATTATTTAAAGATCCTAAATGTGTTGATATGATTAAAGAAGCGATAAACTTAATGAATTGCAAGATTATAGAACTTACAAATCAAAATGGTGTTTATTTAATGATTATTGAAAAAGGAGAAGATAGTAAAGAAATTAAAGACGTTAAACTAGGTGGCTGCTAA
- the lrs14 gene encoding HTH-type transcriptional regulator Lrs14, translating into MQLETERITLPSGKEAKLIDALTFCYDISDTEFKVLQTVIEKKTITEDELVEMLKLSKASVNRSLNKLVSLGFIEREKVQSNKGGRPKYLYKALDKEELVKKLTEDFKKCSEMFINTLPSFIRSSFGS; encoded by the coding sequence ATGCAACTAGAAACAGAAAGAATAACCTTGCCCTCGGGAAAAGAGGCTAAATTAATAGATGCATTAACTTTTTGTTATGATATTTCAGATACAGAGTTTAAAGTATTGCAAACAGTTATTGAAAAGAAAACTATAACAGAAGATGAATTGGTAGAAATGCTAAAATTATCTAAAGCTTCTGTAAATAGAAGTCTCAATAAACTTGTTTCTTTAGGTTTTATTGAAAGAGAAAAAGTTCAATCAAATAAAGGTGGAAGACCAAAATACCTCTACAAAGCTCTAGATAAAGAAGAGTTGGTGAAAAAACTTACTGAAGATTTTAAGAAATGTTCAGAAATGTTCATCAATACTCTTCCTTCATTTATTCGTTCTTCTTTTGGCAGTTAA
- a CDS encoding 7-cyano-7-deazaguanine synthase: MKALLLMSGGLDSSSAAYYYTRRGLNFDCLFINYGQRSARMQLRSSKIICEKLNKKLLVADIRKIRELFISDSWLKPHEPITHRNLVIIPIAIAFAKEKGYEEIIIASVKEDCEYEQNRIEIIKELKNLGEILKVKVLTPFAGMPKSFLLKLGVSAGLDPSLTYSCLLGHKYHCGQCSQCLKRREAFKSANIQDPTKYLNLS, from the coding sequence ATGAAAGCATTACTTTTAATGTCTGGTGGACTAGACTCTTCTTCAGCTGCTTATTACTACACGAGAAGGGGACTTAATTTTGATTGCCTATTCATAAACTATGGACAAAGATCAGCAAGAATGCAACTGAGAAGCAGTAAAATTATTTGTGAAAAATTAAATAAGAAGTTATTAGTAGCTGATATAAGAAAAATTAGAGAATTATTTATATCTGATAGCTGGTTAAAGCCTCATGAACCAATAACTCATAGAAATTTAGTAATAATACCAATTGCAATTGCTTTTGCCAAAGAAAAGGGATATGAAGAGATTATAATTGCTAGCGTTAAAGAAGATTGTGAATATGAACAAAATAGAATAGAGATCATTAAAGAACTAAAAAATTTAGGAGAAATTCTAAAAGTAAAAGTCTTAACGCCTTTTGCTGGCATGCCAAAGTCATTTCTACTTAAGCTAGGTGTTTCGGCTGGATTAGATCCTTCCTTGACTTATTCTTGCCTTTTAGGTCATAAATATCATTGCGGACAATGTAGTCAATGTTTAAAAAGAAGAGAAGCGTTCAAAAGTGCTAACATCCAAGATCCTACAAAATACCTAAATCTTTCTTAA
- a CDS encoding HAD family hydrolase, whose amino-acid sequence MKYAVWIDGVILKIDLTDILYNIYKGTPITDIPITTETFEDWKELLNIRDEIYLLSPYDEKITKEIVNKLELNFPFISNNGRTKPSKAPYEELFRRTKWDPLNVITIGSSPLDLLSARFYDSRIKVVCIERFRDCSRYSPYLISKDMSSLINSLRRLRKI is encoded by the coding sequence ATGAAATACGCCGTTTGGATTGATGGAGTAATCCTAAAGATAGACCTAACCGATATTTTATATAATATCTACAAGGGCACACCTATAACAGATATTCCTATTACAACTGAAACATTTGAGGATTGGAAAGAACTATTAAACATACGCGATGAGATTTATTTACTCTCTCCATATGATGAAAAAATTACAAAAGAGATAGTTAACAAACTAGAGCTTAATTTTCCCTTCATTAGTAATAATGGTAGGACTAAGCCTTCAAAAGCCCCTTATGAAGAATTATTTAGAAGGACTAAGTGGGATCCATTAAATGTAATAACAATCGGTTCATCTCCGTTAGATTTGCTCTCAGCAAGATTTTACGATTCAAGAATAAAGGTAGTGTGCATAGAAAGATTTAGAGACTGTTCGAGATATAGTCCGTATTTAATTAGTAAGGATATGTCTTCCTTAATTAATTCTCTAAGAAGATTAAGAAAGATTTAG
- a CDS encoding glycine cleavage system protein H has translation MQVEGFEFPDELYYYPEEHVWVKIEGDMVTVGITSLGQYMAGKIFQVTTKNKGEKVTPKSVIFTLESAKWIGKFRLPVEGEIVDINDEVVKNPTLINEKPYDAWIVKIKGDIKKEKLLPVSEAVKIFENDAKRVIR, from the coding sequence ATGCAAGTAGAAGGTTTTGAATTTCCAGATGAGCTTTATTACTACCCAGAAGAACATGTATGGGTAAAAATTGAAGGAGACATGGTTACTGTAGGTATAACATCACTTGGTCAATATATGGCTGGTAAAATATTTCAAGTTACAACTAAAAATAAAGGGGAAAAAGTAACTCCTAAAAGTGTAATTTTCACATTAGAATCTGCTAAGTGGATTGGAAAATTTAGATTACCCGTAGAAGGAGAAATAGTTGACATTAATGATGAAGTTGTAAAAAACCCAACTCTGATTAACGAAAAACCATATGATGCATGGATAGTTAAAATAAAAGGAGACATAAAGAAGGAAAAATTACTCCCAGTATCTGAGGCTGTTAAAATATTTGAAAATGACGCTAAAAGAGTAATTAGATAA
- a CDS encoding glycine cleavage system protein H, translating into MANVSNCEIPENLLYFIEGKNTVWAKQEAPDVIVVGITDIAQTMAGKVVKVRLKKKGTKVERGKPVATMESGKWAGPVPAPASGEIIDVNPDVEKNPVLVNQDPYGKGWLVKMKVNNPEELKQLVTGSAAVSKLTELINSEKLQCKRL; encoded by the coding sequence ATGGCAAATGTCTCAAATTGTGAAATTCCAGAAAATTTATTATATTTCATAGAAGGTAAGAATACTGTATGGGCAAAACAAGAAGCTCCGGATGTCATAGTAGTAGGAATAACTGATATTGCACAAACAATGGCTGGTAAGGTAGTTAAGGTTAGATTAAAGAAAAAGGGAACTAAAGTTGAAAGGGGTAAACCAGTAGCTACAATGGAGAGCGGAAAGTGGGCTGGACCAGTCCCAGCACCAGCAAGTGGAGAAATTATTGATGTAAATCCAGATGTCGAGAAAAACCCGGTTTTAGTTAATCAAGATCCTTACGGAAAGGGATGGTTAGTAAAGATGAAAGTTAACAATCCAGAAGAGCTTAAGCAATTGGTTACTGGAAGCGCAGCAGTATCTAAATTAACTGAACTGATTAATAGTGAGAAACTACAGTGCAAGAGGCTATGA